The DNA segment CCGGGTTGGTGTCGTCGAAGCGCAGGTTGAACAGCCCGCCGAATTCCTGGGCGATGCCGTAGTCTATCCAGATGGCCTTGGCGTGGCCGATGTGGAGGTAGGCGTTGGGCTCCGGGGGGAAGCGGGTGTGGACGCC comes from the bacterium genome and includes:
- a CDS encoding glutamate--tRNA ligase family protein, whose amino-acid sequence is MNNTENIKTPIEGAAATNFIREAVAEDLKIGRFPGVHTRFPPEPNAYLHIGHAKAIWIDYGIAQEFGGLFNLRFDDTNP